A part of Halobaculum sp. MBLA0143 genomic DNA contains:
- the kynU gene encoding kynureninase, producing the protein MTDDNDDGLAVGGAGDDTDAHGVEWPSGDSPAYAAGDADPFDPAVAAALDDADPLASFRERFDPPDGELYVDGNSLGPFSEAAGESLDRVREEWRDLGIRGWEEGEPDWFHFAEHLGELLAPVVGADPDEVIVANSTTTNVHTLVGTFLDTLPGTPAGPAPDADAPAILVDDLDFPTDHYAIRAQLRQRGVDPDEKLRTVGSRDDRTIHPADVETALATHDDVGIVFLPSVLYRSGQLFDVDRITAAAHDHDALVGFDLAHSVGVVPHDLAGAGVDFAVWCSYKYLNAGPGAIAGLYVAERHHGTTPALAGWWGNDKQTQFEMRQTFDPADDASAWQIGTVPVLSAAPIEGATETIREAGIDRVRQKSLALTDYLIALVDALPETFAVGTPRDPAARGGHVAVEHPEGRRLSRALRDRGVVVDFRPPNVVRVCPSPLYTRFEDVRAVADHLRELAETEAYREYEVDDGGVT; encoded by the coding sequence GTGACAGACGACAACGACGACGGGCTCGCGGTCGGCGGCGCGGGCGACGACACGGACGCGCACGGCGTCGAGTGGCCGTCCGGCGACTCACCGGCGTACGCGGCAGGCGACGCCGATCCGTTCGACCCGGCCGTGGCGGCGGCGTTGGACGACGCGGACCCACTGGCGTCGTTCCGCGAGCGGTTCGACCCGCCGGACGGGGAGCTGTACGTCGACGGAAACTCGCTGGGCCCGTTCTCGGAGGCGGCCGGCGAGAGCCTCGACCGGGTGCGCGAGGAGTGGCGAGACCTCGGGATTCGCGGCTGGGAGGAGGGGGAGCCGGACTGGTTCCACTTCGCCGAACACCTCGGGGAGCTGTTGGCGCCGGTGGTGGGTGCCGATCCCGACGAGGTGATCGTCGCCAACTCCACGACGACGAACGTCCACACGCTCGTCGGGACGTTCCTGGACACGCTCCCGGGGACGCCCGCCGGGCCGGCGCCGGACGCCGACGCGCCGGCGATCCTGGTCGACGACCTGGACTTCCCGACGGACCACTACGCGATCCGGGCACAGCTCCGCCAGCGCGGGGTCGACCCGGACGAGAAGCTCCGAACCGTCGGCTCGCGCGACGACCGAACGATCCACCCCGCCGACGTGGAGACGGCGTTGGCGACCCACGACGACGTTGGAATCGTCTTTCTGCCGTCCGTGCTCTACCGCTCGGGACAGCTGTTCGACGTCGACCGGATCACGGCCGCGGCCCACGACCACGACGCCCTCGTCGGGTTCGACCTGGCTCACTCCGTCGGCGTCGTGCCACACGACCTCGCCGGCGCCGGCGTCGACTTCGCGGTCTGGTGTTCCTACAAGTACCTCAACGCCGGGCCGGGAGCCATCGCCGGGCTGTACGTCGCAGAGCGGCACCACGGCACGACGCCGGCGCTGGCAGGGTGGTGGGGCAACGACAAACAGACGCAGTTCGAGATGCGTCAGACGTTCGACCCCGCCGACGACGCGAGCGCCTGGCAGATCGGGACGGTGCCAGTGTTGTCTGCCGCGCCCATCGAGGGGGCGACGGAGACGATCCGCGAGGCGGGGATCGACCGGGTCCGACAGAAGTCGCTGGCGCTGACGGACTACCTGATCGCACTCGTGGACGCGCTGCCGGAGACGTTCGCCGTCGGGACACCCCGGGATCCCGCGGCACGCGGCGGCCACGTCGCCGTCGAACACCCCGAAGGACGGCGGCTCAGCCGCGCGCTCCGCGACCGCGGTGTCGTCGTCGACTTCCGGCCGCCGAACGTCGTCAGAGTCTGTCCGTCGCCGCTGTACACCCGGTTCGAGGACGTGCGCGCCGTCGCCGACCACCTCCGCGAACTCGCGGAGACGGAGGCGTACCGGGAGTACGAGGTCGACGACGGCGGCGTGACGTAG
- a CDS encoding redox-regulated ATPase YchF has translation MISIALAGKPNAGKSTFYEAATDAEVDVGNYPFTTIDPNRGVAHVRTECPCLARDERCGSDHCSDGKRYVPVELLDVAGLVPGAHEGRGLGNQFLDALTDADVILQVVDAAGETNAEGEPVEVGDYDPVEEVDFVESEMDQWLAGIVDRNWESVVRKGRSPDFDIDEALVDMLTGFGATEHDVTYVLRAMEYPADPGSWDDDDRAELARRVRERTKPIVVVANKADIAPEDNVERLRETDKPVVPTTADGELALQRAAAAGAIDYDTGDEAFEVRGDLSDSQAAGLERIGEVMTQYDGTGVQTALNTAVYDLLDRITVYPVESETHWTDGQGRMLPDAHLLARGSGPQDLAYAVHTDIGEGYLHAVDARSDRRIGEGHELAEGDVVKVVSTAN, from the coding sequence ATGATCTCGATAGCGCTGGCGGGCAAGCCCAACGCGGGCAAGTCCACGTTCTACGAGGCGGCGACGGACGCGGAGGTGGACGTGGGCAACTACCCGTTCACGACGATCGACCCGAACAGGGGGGTGGCACACGTCCGGACGGAGTGTCCGTGTCTGGCGCGCGACGAGCGGTGTGGCAGCGACCACTGCAGCGACGGCAAGCGCTACGTCCCGGTGGAGCTGTTGGACGTGGCCGGACTCGTCCCGGGCGCCCACGAGGGACGGGGGCTGGGCAACCAGTTCCTGGACGCGCTGACGGACGCGGACGTGATCCTCCAGGTGGTGGACGCCGCCGGCGAGACGAACGCGGAAGGCGAGCCGGTGGAGGTGGGCGACTACGACCCGGTGGAGGAGGTGGACTTCGTGGAGTCGGAGATGGACCAGTGGCTGGCCGGGATCGTGGACCGCAACTGGGAGTCGGTCGTCCGCAAGGGCCGGTCGCCGGACTTCGACATCGACGAGGCGCTCGTGGACATGCTGACGGGATTCGGCGCGACGGAACACGACGTGACGTACGTCCTCCGGGCGATGGAGTACCCCGCGGACCCGGGGTCGTGGGACGACGACGACCGCGCGGAGCTGGCGCGACGGGTCCGCGAGCGCACGAAGCCCATCGTCGTCGTGGCCAACAAGGCGGACATCGCACCCGAGGACAACGTCGAACGCCTCCGAGAGACGGACAAGCCGGTGGTGCCGACGACCGCCGACGGGGAGCTGGCGCTCCAGCGCGCCGCCGCGGCGGGCGCCATCGACTACGACACGGGCGACGAGGCGTTCGAGGTCCGCGGCGATCTGAGCGACTCACAGGCGGCCGGACTGGAGCGCATCGGCGAGGTGATGACACAGTACGACGGCACGGGCGTGCAGACGGCGCTGAACACGGCCGTCTACGACCTGTTGGATCGAATCACCGTCTACCCCGTCGAGAGCGAGACCCACTGGACGGACGGCCAGGGCCGGATGCTGCCGGACGCACACCTCCTGGCGAGGGGGAGCGGCCCCCAGGATCTGGCGTACGCCGTCCACACGGACATCGGCGAGGGCTACCTCCACGCCGTCGACGCTCGCTCGGATCGCCGGATCGGCGAAGGGCACGAACTGGCGGAGGGGGACGTCGTGAAGGTGGTGTCGACGGCGAACTGA
- a CDS encoding SHOCT domain-containing protein gives METISRWRAAALAFFLTIGASGAVAVAPFVGGFLSAFLASIGLFILIPLIVLTPELVPYVDDGSEPAPPRREPSGDPVADLRDRYANGELSRQEFERRLDDLLATEGLSLDDIRTEGGTRRTGDTGGTGDGTRERRRERERT, from the coding sequence ATGGAGACGATCAGTCGGTGGCGTGCTGCGGCGCTGGCGTTCTTCCTCACGATCGGTGCGTCTGGAGCAGTCGCGGTCGCGCCGTTCGTCGGCGGCTTCCTCTCCGCGTTTCTGGCGTCGATCGGGCTGTTCATCCTGATCCCGTTGATCGTGCTCACCCCGGAGCTCGTGCCGTACGTCGACGACGGCAGTGAGCCCGCCCCGCCCAGACGCGAGCCCAGCGGCGATCCGGTTGCGGACCTCCGAGACCGCTACGCCAACGGAGAACTGTCGCGCCAGGAGTTCGAGCGCCGTCTCGACGACCTCCTGGCGACGGAGGGGCTGAGCCTGGACGACATCCGGACCGAGGGCGGCACGCGACGGACGGGCGACACGGGGGGAACCGGCGACGGGACACGCGAGCGACGCCGCGAGCGCGAACGGACCTGA
- a CDS encoding cytochrome C biogenesis protein, giving the protein MIPNLPLVAFAFSAGAGTFFAPCAYPLLPGYVSFYLGETAGEGRANGGAADANASGGNGSAAADSNSRAADPSSPVAGPGTGRVAERTADALGTVLPGETAARLVRAAVVGVVVSLGFFLVYGLLAGVTAAVGSRLLGSVSLLELVVGVVLIVVGTATALGYDLPTPTVRLPERRRSVGGFFAFGVLYAAAAAGCTAPVFVGIGVQAVAAGPPTALAAFGAYAAGMSLLMVAVTVAAALGRNALLAAARGRTSLIERGMGVLLAAAGVVQLYFFLFRFDGLSVLGLA; this is encoded by the coding sequence GTGATCCCGAATCTCCCGCTCGTGGCGTTCGCCTTCTCCGCCGGCGCCGGTACCTTCTTCGCGCCGTGCGCGTACCCGTTGCTCCCCGGGTACGTCTCCTTCTACCTCGGCGAGACGGCCGGCGAGGGCCGCGCCAACGGCGGCGCTGCCGACGCGAACGCGAGCGGCGGGAACGGGAGCGCTGCCGCCGACTCGAACAGTCGTGCTGCCGACCCGAGCAGTCCCGTCGCCGGCCCGGGCACCGGTCGCGTCGCCGAGAGAACGGCCGACGCTCTCGGCACGGTTCTCCCGGGCGAGACGGCCGCGCGGCTCGTCCGCGCGGCCGTCGTCGGCGTGGTCGTCAGTCTGGGGTTCTTCCTCGTGTACGGGTTGTTGGCAGGGGTGACGGCTGCCGTCGGCTCCCGACTGTTGGGTAGCGTGAGCCTGTTGGAACTCGTCGTCGGGGTCGTCCTGATCGTCGTCGGGACGGCGACGGCGCTGGGGTACGACCTCCCGACGCCGACGGTCAGACTGCCGGAGCGACGCCGGAGCGTCGGCGGCTTCTTCGCGTTCGGCGTGTTGTACGCCGCCGCCGCGGCCGGCTGTACCGCTCCGGTGTTCGTCGGCATCGGCGTCCAGGCGGTCGCGGCCGGGCCGCCGACCGCGCTGGCGGCGTTCGGCGCCTACGCGGCCGGGATGAGCCTGCTGATGGTCGCGGTGACGGTCGCGGCCGCGCTGGGCCGTAACGCCCTGTTGGCTGCCGCCCGCGGCCGGACGAGCCTGATCGAACGCGGGATGGGGGTGCTGTTGGCCGCCGCCGGCGTCGTCCAACTGTACTTCTTCCTGTTCCGGTTCGACGGGCTCTCCGTACTCGGGCTGGCCTGA
- a CDS encoding DNA polymerase IV: MTETLPGVDDGPGERVIVHVDIDCFYASCERLREPQLIDEPVVVGMGYEPGERHGAVATASYEARAYGVDSAQPIEEALDRLPRVADADRTDPEAPDPTEAGHYRPVDMEYYESVAERVKGVLHDLADTVREVSVDEAYLDATDATSWAPVGEGAVAEGDGSDVDTDEDADTNEHTDEDVDSERRLAAGYARHVRQEIRRRVGVPASVGVAPNMAVAKVASDHDKPDGLTVVAPERVRSFLAPLPAEDLHGVGPVRASELAAMGIETAGELASADADRLVERFGDRGRELYDRARGRDDREVTPRGRPKSLSRESAFTEATDDPAAKREKVRALAADVSERARSRGATYRTIGIKAVQPPFDVNTRAESLSGPVDDPDLVREVALELLTEFETVPVRKLGVRVSNLSFGGGDQAKLGGYDGDTAGVSNGGGTAAGDGGDAHDVVGAGGATLEEWAETATGTDSAADGEAVYADGDTPQTLTAWAERGGTAWDESDAAAWDEPDDTDAESDRRCRGPAQPSLDAFEPTGGDGDE; this comes from the coding sequence ATGACAGAGACGCTCCCCGGGGTAGACGACGGGCCGGGCGAGCGGGTGATCGTCCACGTCGACATCGACTGCTTCTACGCGAGCTGTGAACGACTCCGCGAACCACAGTTGATCGACGAACCGGTCGTCGTTGGGATGGGCTACGAACCGGGCGAGCGCCACGGCGCGGTGGCGACGGCCAGCTACGAGGCCCGGGCGTACGGCGTCGACTCCGCCCAGCCCATCGAGGAGGCGTTGGACAGACTGCCGCGGGTCGCGGACGCCGACCGGACGGACCCCGAGGCCCCCGACCCGACGGAGGCGGGCCACTACCGCCCGGTCGATATGGAGTACTACGAGTCCGTCGCCGAGAGGGTCAAGGGAGTGCTCCACGACCTCGCCGACACCGTCCGCGAGGTGAGCGTCGACGAGGCGTACCTGGACGCGACGGACGCGACGAGTTGGGCACCCGTGGGAGAAGGGGCAGTGGCAGAGGGAGACGGGAGCGACGTAGACACGGACGAAGACGCGGATACGAACGAACACACGGACGAAGACGTGGACTCGGAGCGCAGACTGGCGGCGGGGTACGCCAGACACGTCAGACAGGAGATCCGCCGGCGCGTGGGCGTGCCGGCGAGCGTCGGCGTGGCGCCGAACATGGCCGTCGCCAAGGTGGCGTCGGACCACGACAAGCCGGACGGGCTGACGGTCGTGGCGCCCGAGCGGGTGCGGTCGTTCCTGGCCCCGTTGCCGGCCGAGGACCTCCACGGCGTCGGCCCGGTGCGGGCCAGCGAGCTCGCGGCGATGGGGATCGAGACCGCAGGAGAGCTGGCGAGTGCGGACGCCGACCGGCTCGTGGAGCGGTTCGGCGACCGTGGTCGGGAGCTGTACGACAGGGCGCGGGGCCGCGACGACCGCGAGGTGACCCCACGCGGGCGGCCGAAGTCGTTGTCTCGGGAGTCGGCGTTCACGGAGGCGACGGACGACCCCGCGGCCAAGCGGGAGAAGGTGCGGGCGTTGGCGGCGGACGTGAGCGAGCGAGCCCGCTCCCGCGGGGCGACGTACCGCACCATCGGCATCAAGGCGGTCCAGCCGCCGTTCGACGTGAACACGCGGGCGGAGTCGCTGTCGGGGCCGGTGGACGACCCGGATCTCGTCCGCGAGGTGGCCCTGGAACTGCTGACGGAGTTCGAGACGGTGCCGGTCCGGAAGCTGGGCGTCCGGGTGTCGAACCTCTCGTTCGGCGGCGGCGACCAGGCGAAGTTGGGGGGGTACGACGGCGACACGGCCGGAGTGTCGAACGGCGGGGGGACCGCGGCCGGCGACGGCGGAGACGCTCACGACGTCGTCGGTGCCGGCGGTGCGACGCTCGAAGAGTGGGCGGAGACGGCGACGGGCACCGACAGCGCCGCGGACGGGGAGGCCGTCTACGCCGACGGAGACACCCCACAGACGCTGACGGCGTGGGCCGAACGCGGGGGGACGGCGTGGGACGAGTCCGACGCCGCCGCGTGGGACGAGCCAGACGACACGGACGCGGAGTCGGACCGCCGGTGTCGCGGTCCGGCACAGCCGTCACTCGACGCGTTCGAGCCGACTGGGGGGGACGGCGACGAGTGA
- a CDS encoding pyridoxal phosphate-dependent aminotransferase yields MPEFSDSVEQISISGIREVFEAAGEDAINLGLGQPDFPTPEHARQAAVDAIESGAADGYTSNKGTLELREAIVEKHKRDEGFTVDPEDVIATAGGSEALHLAMEAHVDPGDEVLMPDPGFVSYDALTKLAGGESVPVPLRDDLTLSPAAVEDRITDDTAAFVVNSPANPTGTVADEADIRAFARIADEHDVLCISDEVYAQMVFDGTHYSPYEFASSDNVVVVGACSKTYSMTGWRLGWVTGSTERMERMLRVHQYVQACASAPAQYAAEAALSGPQEPVAEMNAAFERRRDLVVDGLEDAGLACPRPAGAFYAMPEVPEGFVDEVIDRGVVVVPGEAFGEHGAGHARISYATGEEELKAALEIVADAAAAVR; encoded by the coding sequence ATGCCAGAGTTCTCCGACAGCGTCGAGCAGATCTCCATCAGCGGTATCCGCGAGGTGTTCGAGGCCGCCGGCGAGGACGCCATCAACCTGGGACTGGGCCAGCCGGACTTCCCGACCCCGGAGCACGCGCGGCAGGCGGCCGTCGACGCGATCGAGTCGGGCGCTGCCGACGGCTACACCTCGAACAAGGGCACACTGGAACTCCGCGAGGCCATCGTCGAGAAACACAAGCGCGACGAGGGGTTCACCGTCGACCCCGAGGACGTGATCGCCACCGCGGGCGGGAGCGAGGCGCTCCACCTGGCGATGGAGGCACACGTCGACCCGGGCGACGAGGTGCTGATGCCCGACCCGGGGTTCGTCTCCTACGACGCCCTGACGAAGCTGGCGGGCGGTGAGTCCGTCCCCGTCCCGCTGCGGGACGATCTCACCCTGTCGCCGGCGGCAGTCGAAGACCGGATCACGGACGACACGGCCGCGTTCGTCGTGAACTCCCCGGCGAACCCGACGGGGACGGTCGCAGACGAGGCGGACATCAGGGCGTTCGCCCGGATCGCGGACGAACACGACGTGTTGTGTATCTCCGACGAGGTGTACGCCCAGATGGTGTTCGACGGCACCCACTACAGCCCCTACGAGTTCGCGTCGTCGGACAACGTCGTCGTCGTCGGCGCCTGCTCGAAGACCTACTCGATGACGGGCTGGCGGCTGGGCTGGGTGACGGGCAGCACGGAGCGGATGGAACGGATGCTCCGCGTCCACCAGTACGTCCAGGCGTGTGCGTCGGCGCCGGCACAGTACGCCGCCGAGGCGGCGCTGTCCGGGCCACAGGAGCCGGTCGCGGAGATGAACGCCGCCTTCGAGCGCCGGCGCGATCTCGTCGTCGACGGGCTCGAAGACGCCGGGCTGGCGTGTCCCCGCCCGGCCGGTGCCTTCTACGCCATGCCGGAGGTGCCCGAGGGGTTCGTCGACGAGGTGATCGACCGTGGTGTCGTGGTCGTGCCCGGCGAGGCGTTCGGGGAGCACGGCGCCGGTCACGCCCGTATCTCGTACGCTACCGGGGAAGAGGAGCTGAAGGCCGCCCTGGAGATCGTCGCCGACGCGGCCGCGGCGGTCCGGTGA
- a CDS encoding aminotransferase class V-fold PLP-dependent enzyme, with protein MEPPDPPASVADRPPFTPVDPGIADLADLRADIPVTGEVAYFNTGATGPSPTFLLDAVDGWTRRHKTDVLADGDAYAVGFAAYEAIRERVAPFVGATADELALTESTSDGLSAVLAALGLERTDDAVVVTTDLEHPAADVPLARLAEQGVTIRRVETTAGRIDTDAWQTAVADADAAVFSSLAWNYGTRLPVAELVAAAEEAGAFTLVDAVQAPGQHPVDVTAWGADAVVGSGHKWLLGVWGSGFLYVDGDAVADLRPAQLGYRSVTDPGGAFERKPTAARFERGTTAIGAHVGLAESVALFDRLGVEHVHEEVLRLTDRLVSQLPAERVVSPAEPETGLVTVDVPEPEATVERLRDDGVAVRSLPDPDCVRVSVHAFNTTAEVERLADELAAIW; from the coding sequence ATGGAGCCGCCAGACCCACCCGCGTCCGTCGCCGACCGACCGCCGTTCACCCCTGTCGACCCCGGGATCGCGGACCTCGCGGATCTCCGGGCCGACATCCCCGTCACCGGCGAGGTCGCGTACTTCAACACCGGCGCGACCGGGCCGTCACCGACGTTCCTCCTGGACGCCGTCGACGGCTGGACCCGTCGTCACAAGACGGACGTGTTGGCCGACGGGGACGCCTACGCCGTCGGCTTCGCCGCCTACGAGGCGATCCGGGAGCGTGTCGCCCCGTTCGTCGGCGCGACGGCCGACGAACTCGCCTTGACGGAGTCGACCTCCGACGGGCTGAGCGCCGTGCTCGCGGCACTGGGACTCGAACGGACTGACGACGCCGTCGTCGTCACGACGGACCTCGAACACCCGGCCGCGGACGTACCGCTGGCACGGCTGGCCGAACAGGGCGTGACGATCCGGCGTGTCGAGACGACCGCCGGCCGGATCGACACGGACGCGTGGCAGACGGCCGTCGCGGACGCCGACGCCGCCGTCTTCTCGTCGCTGGCGTGGAACTACGGCACCCGGCTCCCGGTCGCCGAGCTGGTCGCGGCCGCCGAGGAGGCCGGCGCGTTCACGCTCGTCGACGCCGTGCAGGCGCCCGGCCAGCACCCCGTCGACGTGACGGCCTGGGGCGCCGACGCCGTCGTCGGTTCTGGTCACAAGTGGCTGTTGGGCGTCTGGGGGTCGGGGTTCCTCTACGTCGACGGCGACGCCGTCGCCGACCTCCGGCCGGCGCAGTTGGGCTACCGGAGCGTGACGGACCCCGGCGGCGCGTTCGAGCGGAAGCCGACGGCCGCGCGGTTCGAGCGCGGGACGACCGCGATCGGCGCCCACGTCGGCCTCGCGGAGAGCGTCGCCCTGTTCGACCGGCTCGGCGTGGAACACGTCCACGAGGAGGTGCTCCGGCTGACCGACCGCCTCGTCTCGCAGTTGCCCGCAGAACGGGTCGTCAGCCCGGCCGAGCCGGAGACGGGGCTCGTCACCGTCGACGTTCCCGAGCCGGAGGCGACCGTCGAACGGCTCCGGGACGACGGCGTCGCCGTCCGGTCGCTGCCCGACCCCGACTGTGTCCGGGTATCCGTTCACGCGTTCAACACGACCGCCGAGGTGGAGCGGCTGGCCGACGAACTGGCGGCGATCTGGTGA
- a CDS encoding TlpA family protein disulfide reductase, translating to MKRRAYLAAVGTAASAGLAGCVGVDGPDADGGPDDRGPAGDGSTAGSDATPTGTDRGLVLPTVSAPGSPSGTVGLSPPDRAVLVDFFATWCAPCKPEMDNLRRVRERFDETALAVVSVTQESDEAAIRSFWRRHDGTWPVARDPELAATQAYDVTGIPTVVVQTPSGETTLRHTGLAGTDRLVAGVERALQS from the coding sequence GTGAAGCGTCGCGCCTACCTCGCCGCCGTCGGCACCGCGGCGAGCGCCGGGCTCGCGGGCTGTGTCGGTGTCGACGGCCCAGACGCCGACGGCGGACCGGACGACCGCGGGCCGGCGGGAGACGGCAGCACCGCCGGCTCGGACGCCACTCCCACCGGGACGGACCGCGGGCTCGTCCTCCCGACGGTGTCGGCACCCGGCTCGCCGTCGGGAACGGTCGGGCTGTCGCCGCCCGACCGGGCGGTGCTCGTCGACTTCTTCGCCACCTGGTGTGCGCCCTGTAAACCGGAGATGGACAACCTCCGGCGGGTCCGCGAACGGTTCGACGAGACGGCGCTCGCGGTCGTCTCCGTCACCCAGGAGTCGGACGAGGCGGCGATCCGCTCCTTCTGGCGGCGACACGACGGCACCTGGCCCGTCGCCCGCGACCCGGAGCTCGCGGCGACCCAGGCGTACGACGTGACCGGCATCCCGACGGTCGTGGTTCAGACTCCGAGCGGCGAGACCACACTCCGCCACACCGGCCTGGCCGGCACCGACCGGCTCGTCGCCGGCGTGGAGCGTGCCCTCCAGTCGTGA